From the genome of Impatiens glandulifera chromosome 9, dImpGla2.1, whole genome shotgun sequence, one region includes:
- the LOC124915430 gene encoding protein trichome birefringence-like 41 translates to MVVHHMSNSCSSLVIFLVLCFNQSYGVIIERYVHGKHGRESHDQSNGCDFFQGSWVYDQNTITPYNSSICPFILQQFDCQGNKRSDKLHLKYKWKPKSCELPRFDGEDLLKRLKGKKIMFVGDSLSLNMWQSLTCMLHIAIPNSNFVIQRKSEVSIFTFLDYNVSILFSRNAFLIDLVSEEIGRVLKLDSIENGNSWKGFDMLIFNTWHWWLHKGRKQVWDYIQEGNKIYRDMDRLVAFEKGITTWSKWVDSNINPNITQVFFQGISPTHYDDGEWKMSINGTCNGQTQPIHGSLYPGGPHPSVFVMKEVLRKMSKPVTLLDITTLSQMRIDGHPSSYGSNGGKGNDCSHWCLPGVPDTWNQLLYAILVSKWRPKNIL, encoded by the exons ATGGTAGTTCATCACATGAGTAATTCATGCAGTAGTTTAGTGATATTCTTGGTATTGTGTTTTAACCAATCATATGGGGTGATAATAGAGAGATATGTCCATGGGAAACATGGAAGAGAATCCCATGATCAATCAAACGGCTGTGATTTCTTCCAAGGAAGTTGGGTGTATGATCAGAATACAATCACTCCTTACAACTCTTCCATCTGTCCGTTCATCTTGCAGCAATTTGACTGCCAGGGAAATAAACGGTCAGATAAGCTCCATCTCAAGTATAAATGGAAGCCCAAGTCATGTGAACTGCCAAG atttgaTGGTGAGGATTTGTTAAAGAGATTGAAGGGGAAGAAGATAATGTTTGTGGGAGATTCATTAAGCCTTAATATGTGGCAATCTCTAACCTGCATGCTTCATATTGCAATCCCTAATTCAAACTTTGTTATTCAAAGGAAATCTGAGGTCTCAATCTTCACATTTCTG GATTATAATGTCTCGATATTATTCTCAAGAAATGCGTTCCTAATTGACCTAGTGAGCGAAGAAATTGGAAGAGTTCTCAAGCTAGACTCAATTGAAAATGGCAATTCATGGAAAGGATTTGATATGCTTATATTTAATACATGGCATTGGTGGTTACACAAAGGAAGAAAGCAAGT ATGGGATTATATTCAAGAAGGGAATAAGATATATCGAGATATGGACCGTTTGGTTGCATTTGAGAAAGGCATTACAACTTGGTCAAAATGGGTAGATTCCAATATCAATCCAAACATCACTCAAGTTTTCTTTCAAGGCATCTCTCCTACACATTATGA CGACGGAGAATGGAAAATGAGTATAAATGGAACATGCAATGGACAAACACAACCAATTCACGGATCATTATATCCTGGAGGTCCACATCCTTCGGTTTTTGTAATGAAGGAAGTGCTTAGAAAGATGTCGAAACCGGTGACTTTACTTGACATAACAACTTTGTCACAAATGAGGATTGACGGACACCCTTCGAGTTATGGAAGTAATGGTGGCAAAGGAAATGATTGTAGCCATTGGTGTCTTCCTGGTGTTCCAGATACTTGGAATCAACTCTTGTATGCAATTCTTGTTTCTAAATGGAgacctaaaaatattttgtga
- the LOC124913967 gene encoding probable leucine-rich repeat receptor-like serine/threonine-protein kinase At3g14840 has product MKQIGTTLLKNWNFSVDPCSGESGWRTLAVAGELDSDNEVTCDCAIFNYTGCHVTRIVLRRQNLQGMIPHQISQLPFIQEIDLSRNLLGGNIPEVWGTTQLRKIMLSVNRIVGQIPKELGNISTLKWLLVGGNQLSGHIPTELGNLISIERLLLSSNLFVGELPVELGRLTNLNDFRISDNSFTGKIPDFIQNWTNLNKLVLVASGLESPIPSGISALTNLTDLRISDLNGAEGLFSFPPISDLRKLQRLILRSCNLVGSLPDYLGEMTSLKTLDLSFNKFSGEIPVTYSSLLTNTDFMYFTGNLLSGVVPDWILNKGNIVDLSYNNFTVNNTLGCQDHSVNLFASNSVNLTDTASCLKISSCPQDYNSFHINCGGKDVTIGNTKYEGDEDPAGPARFYASKSNWVFSNTGHFLYGEERPKDSYNGLINTTKLASDASPLNKDARLTPLSLTYYAYCLRNGNYTVKLHFAEIVFTNTQTYSSLGRRIFDVYIQGKLVEKDFNIKEKAGGAGIEISPSFETVVTNRTLEIRFQWSGKGTTNVPTGGVYGPLVSAISAELADFVQPLGNGSSAISSSTIVGIVISVAFVVILIFLGWKRYIGRKKTLDQGLKSLDFHIGLFSLSQIKAATNNFDATNKIGEGGFGPVYKGVLLDGTTIAVKQLSSRSKQGDREFMNEIGMISTLRHPYLVRLYGCCIEGNQLLLVYEYMENNSLASALFGPDDSRLFLDWSTRYKICIGIARGLAFLHEESRLKIVHRDIKATNVLLDKDLNPKISDFGLAKLNEEENTLISSRVAGTYGYMAPEYAMHGYLTDKADVYSFGIVALEIVSGICNTAYRPEEDYFCLLDYAHMLRENETLTNLVDRKLALDFKQDEAMVMTNIALICTNVAVAYRPTMSSVVSMLEDRRVPQKLLMDLDSVALTRKLKMMDMMNQQQQSYVETEELRVKSCTESGRFLPHGFEIDAKHRNTC; this is encoded by the exons ATGAAGCAAATTGGAACTACGTTATTGAAGAATTGGAACTTTAGCGTAGACCCTTGTAGTGGAGAATCCGGTTGGAGAACCCTAGCCGTTGCCGGAGAGCTCGATTCCGATAATGAAGTCACGTGTGACTGCGCCATCTTTAACTATACCGGCTGTCACGTCACCAGAAT AGTTCTTAGAAGACAAAATTTGCAAGGCATGATTCCGCATCAGATTTCCCAGCTTCCTTTTATTCAGGAAAT TGACCTTTCTAGAAACCTCTTGGGCGGAAATATTCCTGAAGTGTGGGGCACCACCCAACTCAGAAAAAT CATGCTATCTGTAAATCGAATAGTCGGGCAAATCCCAAAGGAATTGGGAAACATCAGCACACTCAAATGGCT ATTGGTGGGAGGTAACCAGCTGTCAGGACACATTCCTACAGAACTCGGAAATCTTATCAGCATTGAGCGCTT GTTACTGTCATCAAACTTATTTGTGGGGGAATTACCGGTAGAACTTGGAAGATTGACCAATTTGAACGACTT TCGAATTAGTGACAATAGCTTCACTGGAAAGATACCAGATTTCATCCAAAATTGGACTAATCTTAATAAAct AGTACTTGTGGCAAGTGGCTTGGAGAGTCCCATCCCTAGTGGCATCTCTGCATTGACAAACCTAACTGATTT GAGAATAAGTGACTTAAATGGAGCAGAAGGTTTATTTTCATTTCCACCCATCAGTGATTTGAGAAAGCTGCAAAGACT AATTCTGAGGAGTTGCAATCTTGTTGGATCATTACCGGATTATCTTGGTGAAATGACATCATTGAAAACCCT AGATCTCAGCTTCAACAAATTCAGTGGGGAGATTCCCGTCACCTATTCGAGTTTATTAACAAATACAGATTTTAT GTATTTTACAGGAAACTTACTAAGTGGAGTTGTACCTGACTGGATTTTGAATAAGGGAAACATAGT TGATCTTTCTTACAACAACTTTACAGTTAATAATACCTTAGGATGTCAAGATCATTCAGT GAACTTGTTTGCAAGCAATTCAGTCAATTTAAC AGACACTGCTTCATGCTTGAAAATATCTTCATGTCCTCAAG ATTACAACTCATTCCATATAAACTGTGGAGGCAAAGATGTAACTATTGGAAATACCAAGTATGAAGGTGATGAAGATCCTGCTGGTCCAGCAAGATTCTACGCGAGTAAAAGTAACTGGGTGTTTAGTAACACTGGCCACTTCTTGTATGGTGAAGAAAGGCCTAAAGACTCTTATAATGGTTTAATAAATACAACAAAGCTAGCTAGCGATGCTTCTCCCTTAAACAAGGATGCGCGGCTTACTCCCTTGTCACTGACATATTATGCGTATTGTCTAAGAAACGGAAACTACACTGTAAAGCTTCACTTTGCAGAAATTGTGTTTACCAATACTCAGACATATAGCAGCCTGGGAAGGCGCATCTTTGATGTTTACATTCAG GGAAAGCTGGTGGAGAAGGACTTCAACATTAAGGAGAAAGCTGGTGGAGCTGGCATTGAAATCAGTCCGTCTTTTGAAACAGTTGTAACCAACAGAACATTAGAGATTCGGTTCCAATGGTCAGGAAAAGGAACAACAAATGTCCCTACTGGAGGAGTATACGGTCCTCTGGTTTCAGCTATTTCTGCAGAACTAG CAGATTTTGTTCAACCGTTGGGAAATGGATCAAGTGCCATCTCTTCTAGTACCATTGTTGGAATTGTGATCTCTGTAGCTTTTGTTGTTATCTTGATCTTTCTTGGGTGGAAAAGATATATAGGACGCAAGAAAACTCTCGATCAAG GTCTGAAGAGCCTGGATTTTCATATTGGTTTATTCTCATTGAGCCAAATTAAAGCTGCTACAAACAATTTTGATGCTACTAACAAGATTGGAGAAGGTGGTTTTGGTCCTGTATACAAG GGAGTTCTATTAGATGGCACTACAATCGCGGTAAAGCAACTATCTTCTAGGTCAAAGCAAGGGGACCGCGAATTCATGAATGAAATTGGAATGATTTCTACACTGCGACATCCTTATCTTGTGAGGCTGTACGGATGTTGTATTGAAGGAAATCAGTTATTGTTGGTATACGAGTACATGGAAAATAACAGTCTTGCTAGTGCTTTATTTG GTCCTGATGATAGCCGATTATTCTTGGATTGGTCAACAAGGTATAAGATCTGTATTGGCATAGCTCGTGGTCTAGCTTTTCTCCATGAAGAATCAAGACTGAAGATTGTCCATAGAGACATCAAGGCTACAAATGTGTTGCTTGATAAGGATCTTAATCCCAAGATATCTGATTTTGGTCTTGCCAAACTTAATGAAGAGGAGAATACCCTGATAAGCAGTAGAGTTGCCGGAACTTA CGGTTACATGGCACCAGAGTATGCAATGCATGGTTATTTGACGGACAAAGCAGATGTTTACAGTTTCGGAATTGTTGCTTTAGAAATTGTCAGTGGGATATGTAATACAGCTTATAGACCAGAGGAGGATTATTTCTGCCTTCTTGATTAT GCACACATGTTGAGAGAAAATGAAACTCTTACAAATCTAGTAGATCGGAAATTAGCTTTAGATTTCAAGCAAGACGAGGCGATGGTGATGACCAATATAGCTCTGATTTGCACAAATGTTGCAGTTGCTTACAGACCAACCATGTCTTCAGTTGTAAGCATGCTCGAGGACAGAAGAGTTCCTCAAAAGTTGCTCATGGACTTGGACTCGGTTGCATTAACTCGCAAGTTGAAGATGATGGACATGATGAATCAACAGCAACAATCTTACGTGGAAACGGAGGAACTAAGGGTGAAATCATGTACTGAAAGTGGACGGTTTCTTCCCCATGGCTTCGAGATTGATGCAAAACACagaaatacatgttaa